Proteins co-encoded in one Actinomadura luteofluorescens genomic window:
- a CDS encoding LLM class F420-dependent oxidoreductase: protein MTKIELGRLGIWRPWPQLSPELARDVEELGYGTVWIGGSPADPDVAGRLLAATGRIVVATGIVNMWSTPAEEAAAAYHRLNETHGGRFLLGAGIGHRERDQEYRSPYETIVDYLDRLDAGKVPVEGRVLAALGPKVLRLAAERAAGAHPYLTTPEHTRSAREILGAGPLLAPEQKVVLEPDPVRARAIARDTLGRYLALRNYVASFERLGFTAGDFEGGGSDALVDALVAHGDAAAVAARLAAHLEAGADNVAVQVLTEPGGDPRPALRAIAEALL from the coding sequence ATGACCAAGATCGAACTCGGACGGCTCGGCATCTGGCGCCCCTGGCCGCAGTTGAGCCCCGAACTGGCCAGGGACGTCGAGGAGCTCGGCTACGGCACGGTCTGGATCGGCGGCTCGCCGGCCGACCCGGACGTCGCCGGGCGGCTCCTGGCCGCGACCGGACGCATCGTGGTCGCCACCGGCATCGTGAACATGTGGAGCACGCCCGCCGAGGAGGCCGCCGCGGCCTACCACCGGCTGAACGAGACGCACGGCGGGCGGTTCCTGCTCGGCGCCGGCATCGGCCACCGGGAGCGGGACCAGGAGTACCGCAGCCCGTACGAGACGATCGTGGACTACCTCGACCGGCTGGACGCCGGGAAGGTCCCCGTGGAAGGGCGGGTCCTCGCCGCGCTCGGGCCGAAGGTGCTGCGGCTGGCGGCCGAGCGCGCCGCGGGCGCCCACCCGTACCTGACCACGCCCGAGCACACCCGGTCGGCTCGGGAGATCCTGGGGGCGGGCCCGCTGCTTGCGCCGGAGCAGAAGGTCGTGCTCGAACCCGATCCGGTGCGCGCCCGCGCGATCGCCAGGGACACCCTGGGCCGCTACCTCGCCCTGCGCAACTACGTCGCCAGTTTCGAGCGGCTGGGGTTCACGGCCGGCGACTTCGAGGGCGGCGGCAGCGACGCGCTCGTGGACGCGCTGGTCGCGCACGGCGACGCCGCGGCGGTGGCCGCGCGGCTGGCCGCCCACCTGGAGGCGGGCGCCGACAACGTCGCCGTCCAGGTGCTGACCGAGCCCGGCGGCGATCCCCGTCCCGCCCTGCGGGCGATCGCCGAGGCGCTGCTCTGA
- the polA gene encoding DNA polymerase I — MTDRPRLLLLDGHSLAYRAFYALPVENFTTTSGQPTNVVYGFANMLANVLRDERPTHAAVAFDVSRQTFRTEAYPEYKATRARSPREFGSQLPLLDRLLAAMSVPVVRAPGYEADDVIATLATAAEADGMDVLIVTGDRDVLQLVSDGVTVLYFYRTASEMIRYTPGAVRERYGLTPAQYPDFAALRGDPSDNLPSIPGIGEKTAARWVRDYGSLAALLKRAGEVRGKAGEKLRAAAGTVALNRRLTELVRDLDLPVEPAGLRRRPYDLAAFTSLLDELEFRNASLRQRLFAADPGGGRPPPDAEPDHVQGRELGPDELAPWLASHATGLTGLVADCTWVRGAGDIARIALAAGDGNAASFEPSVLTAEDERAFAAWLADPARPKALHDVKSLLRVLGERGRRLDGIATDTAMAAYLLLPGLAAYGIADLAGRHLGRRPAAEGAAGLMMSARAVLDLAGVFAADLASTGMDEVLRDVELPLSRLLARAERAGVHVDAGQLHELERYFSAGMERAADEAAEIAGRRFNPASTKQLQEVLFGELDLPRTKKIKSGYSTDVDALTWLATRTGNGLPQVLLRHRDQARLRSTVTGLIREIGADGRIHTDFQQTVAATGRLTSADPNLQVIPIRTEEGRRIRRAFTPGEGYAALMTADYGQLELRVMAHLSQDPTLLAAFESGEDLHTTMAARVFGVTPGGVTPDMRRKIKAMSYGLAYGLSAFGLSRQLGIPVAEARPLMDAYFERLGGVRDYLDHVVAEARATGHTRTILGRRRYLPHLNSDDRRRRETAERMALNAPVQGSAADIVKIAMLRVDAALTAAGLASRLLLQVHDEIVLEVAPGEADAVREIVRTGMTTAYPLAVGLEVAIGTGPDWNAAAH, encoded by the coding sequence ATGACGGACCGGCCCCGCCTGCTGCTCCTGGACGGCCACTCGCTGGCCTACCGGGCGTTCTACGCGCTGCCGGTCGAGAACTTCACCACCACCTCCGGGCAGCCGACCAACGTCGTGTACGGGTTCGCGAACATGCTCGCCAACGTGCTGCGGGACGAGCGCCCCACGCACGCGGCCGTCGCGTTCGACGTCTCCCGGCAGACGTTCCGGACCGAGGCGTACCCCGAGTACAAGGCCACCCGGGCGCGCTCGCCGCGGGAGTTCGGCAGCCAGCTGCCCCTCCTCGACCGGCTGCTCGCCGCGATGAGCGTGCCGGTGGTGCGGGCCCCCGGCTACGAGGCCGACGACGTCATCGCGACGCTGGCGACGGCGGCGGAGGCGGACGGCATGGACGTGCTGATCGTCACCGGCGACCGGGACGTGCTCCAGCTCGTCAGCGACGGCGTCACCGTCCTGTACTTCTACCGGACGGCCTCGGAGATGATCCGGTACACGCCCGGCGCGGTGCGCGAGCGGTACGGGCTCACCCCGGCCCAGTACCCCGACTTCGCGGCGCTGCGCGGCGACCCGTCCGACAACCTGCCGAGCATCCCCGGCATCGGGGAGAAGACGGCCGCCCGGTGGGTGCGCGACTACGGGTCGCTGGCCGCCCTGCTGAAGCGCGCCGGCGAGGTCAGGGGCAAGGCGGGGGAGAAGCTGCGGGCCGCCGCCGGCACGGTCGCGCTGAACCGGCGGCTGACCGAGCTCGTGCGCGACCTGGACCTCCCGGTGGAGCCCGCCGGCCTGCGGCGGCGCCCGTACGACCTGGCGGCCTTCACCTCCCTGCTCGACGAGCTGGAGTTCCGCAACGCCAGCCTCCGGCAGCGCCTGTTCGCGGCGGACCCGGGCGGCGGACGCCCCCCGCCGGACGCCGAGCCGGACCACGTCCAGGGGCGGGAACTGGGGCCGGACGAGCTGGCCCCCTGGCTCGCGTCGCACGCGACCGGCCTCACGGGGCTGGTCGCCGACTGCACGTGGGTGCGCGGCGCCGGAGACATCGCGCGGATCGCGCTGGCCGCGGGCGACGGGAACGCCGCGTCGTTCGAGCCGTCCGTCCTCACCGCGGAGGACGAGCGGGCCTTCGCCGCCTGGCTGGCCGATCCCGCCCGGCCGAAGGCGCTGCACGACGTGAAGTCGCTGCTGCGCGTCCTCGGCGAGCGCGGCCGGCGCCTCGACGGGATCGCCACCGACACCGCGATGGCCGCCTACCTCCTGCTGCCGGGCCTGGCCGCCTACGGGATCGCCGACCTCGCGGGCCGCCATCTCGGGCGCCGCCCGGCCGCCGAGGGCGCGGCCGGGCTGATGATGAGCGCCCGCGCCGTCCTCGACCTCGCCGGCGTGTTCGCCGCCGACCTGGCGTCCACGGGCATGGACGAGGTCCTGCGGGACGTCGAGCTGCCGCTGTCCCGCCTGCTCGCCCGCGCCGAACGCGCCGGCGTGCACGTCGACGCGGGCCAGCTGCACGAGCTGGAACGGTACTTCTCCGCCGGGATGGAGCGCGCCGCCGACGAGGCCGCCGAGATCGCCGGACGCCGCTTCAACCCCGCCTCGACCAAGCAGCTCCAGGAGGTGCTGTTCGGCGAGCTCGACCTGCCCAGGACCAAGAAGATCAAGTCGGGGTACTCCACCGACGTGGACGCTCTGACCTGGCTGGCCACCCGCACCGGCAACGGCCTGCCGCAGGTCCTGCTGCGGCACCGCGACCAGGCGAGGCTGCGCTCCACGGTCACCGGGCTCATCCGGGAGATCGGCGCGGACGGCCGGATCCACACCGACTTCCAGCAGACCGTCGCCGCGACCGGCCGCCTCACCTCCGCCGACCCGAACCTCCAGGTCATCCCGATCCGGACGGAGGAGGGGCGGCGCATCCGCCGCGCGTTCACGCCCGGCGAGGGCTACGCGGCGCTGATGACGGCCGACTACGGCCAGCTCGAACTGCGCGTCATGGCGCACCTGTCGCAGGACCCCACGCTGCTGGCGGCGTTCGAGTCCGGCGAGGACCTGCACACGACGATGGCCGCGCGGGTCTTCGGAGTGACCCCCGGAGGCGTCACCCCGGACATGCGCCGCAAGATCAAGGCGATGTCGTACGGGCTGGCCTACGGGCTGTCGGCGTTCGGCCTCTCCCGGCAGCTCGGCATCCCGGTGGCCGAGGCGCGCCCGCTGATGGACGCCTACTTCGAGCGGCTCGGCGGCGTCCGCGACTACCTCGACCACGTCGTCGCCGAGGCCCGGGCCACCGGCCACACCCGCACGATCCTCGGCCGCCGCCGCTACCTGCCCCACCTGAACAGCGACGACCGGCGGCGCCGCGAGACCGCCGAGCGGATGGCGCTGAACGCCCCCGTCCAGGGCTCCGCCGCCGACATCGTCAAGATCGCGATGCTGCGGGTGGATGCGGCGCTGACCGCCGCCGGGCTCGCCAGCCGCCTGCTGCTCCAGGTGCACGACGAGATCGTCCTGGAGGTGGCGCCCGGCGAGGCGGACGCGGTGCGGGAGATCGTCCGCACCGGGATGACGACGGCCTACCCGCTCGCGGTCGGCCTGGAGGTCGCCATCGGCACCGGCCCCGACTGGAACGCCGCCGCCCACTGA
- a CDS encoding inorganic diphosphatase: MEIDMIVEIPRGSRNKYEMDHRLGRIRLDRMLFTSTQYPADYGYIPDTCAEDGDPLDAMVLLEEPTFPGCVIRVRSIGVFWMLDGGVPDAKILTVAAGDVRYAGIRDLRDVHEHVLDEIAHFFDIYKSLEPGKGTDVRGWQDRRVADRTIERAAERAREVAGNAAT; encoded by the coding sequence ATGGAGATCGACATGATCGTCGAGATTCCCCGGGGATCGCGCAACAAGTACGAGATGGACCACCGGCTCGGCCGCATCCGGCTCGACCGGATGCTGTTCACCTCGACGCAGTACCCGGCGGACTACGGGTACATCCCGGACACGTGCGCGGAGGACGGCGACCCGCTGGACGCGATGGTGCTGCTGGAGGAGCCGACCTTCCCCGGGTGCGTGATCAGGGTGCGCAGCATCGGGGTGTTCTGGATGCTCGACGGGGGCGTCCCCGACGCCAAGATCCTCACCGTGGCGGCCGGGGACGTCCGCTACGCCGGGATCCGCGACCTGCGGGACGTCCACGAGCACGTCCTCGACGAGATCGCGCACTTCTTCGACATCTACAAGAGCCTGGAGCCCGGCAAGGGCACCGACGTGCGCGGCTGGCAGGACCGGCGGGTCGCCGACCGGACGATCGAGCGGGCCGCCGAGCGCGCGCGGGAGGTGGCCGGGAACGCCGCGACGTGA
- a CDS encoding FAD-dependent monooxygenase has product MRGSEPVVVVGAGPVGLVTALLLARHGVPSVVLEAAARRDPSGSRAICFQRDVLDVLDRVGCAETMIARGVTWTTGRTYHRGDELFAVTFPGAGRGAVPPWINISQAEVEARLRDLAAAEPLVEVRYGHRVTGLRQDGDGVEALAEGAAVRGTHLVGADGGHGAVRDLLGIGFPGRTFTDRFLICDIRADLPFPSERRFYFDPEWNPGRQVLVHQCPDRTWRIDWQVPADLDLDAERGSGALDARIRRITGDVPYEIVWATVYRFHERVAAAFASGRAFLAGDAAHVYAPFGARGLNSGVQDAENLAWKLAFVRHGWAPPALLRSYDAERRAAAEENLRVTTRTMEFLVPRTPRQRARRLESLEAARTHPDPRTIVDSGRLAEPFWYLDSPLTTPAGQVEDFPRGPGAVRPPLPGVLCPDGPCVVDGEPTRLRRLFGTRFVVLTQGGRTERLPTDVPHEIHALDDIDTGGALRAALHSGADTVHIVRPDGHLAAVLPSYDPEAAVAALHRACGR; this is encoded by the coding sequence GTGAGGGGCAGCGAACCGGTCGTCGTCGTGGGCGCGGGTCCCGTCGGCCTGGTCACGGCGCTGCTGCTGGCGCGGCACGGCGTGCCATCGGTGGTGCTGGAGGCCGCCGCCCGCCGCGACCCGTCCGGGTCCCGGGCGATCTGCTTCCAGCGCGACGTCCTCGACGTGCTCGACCGGGTCGGCTGCGCCGAGACGATGATCGCGCGCGGGGTGACGTGGACGACCGGCCGCACCTACCACCGCGGGGACGAGCTGTTCGCCGTGACCTTCCCGGGCGCCGGGCGCGGCGCCGTGCCGCCCTGGATCAACATCTCCCAGGCGGAGGTCGAGGCGCGGCTGCGGGACCTGGCCGCCGCCGAACCGCTGGTGGAGGTCCGGTACGGGCATCGCGTCACCGGACTGCGCCAGGACGGGGACGGCGTCGAGGCCCTCGCCGAGGGGGCCGCCGTGCGCGGCACCCACCTGGTCGGCGCGGACGGCGGGCACGGCGCCGTCCGGGACCTGCTCGGCATCGGCTTCCCCGGCCGCACCTTCACCGACCGGTTCCTCATCTGCGACATCCGGGCGGACCTGCCGTTCCCGAGCGAGCGGCGGTTCTACTTCGATCCCGAATGGAATCCCGGGCGCCAGGTCCTGGTCCACCAGTGCCCGGACCGGACGTGGCGCATCGACTGGCAGGTGCCCGCCGACCTCGACCTCGACGCCGAGCGCGGGTCGGGCGCGCTGGACGCCCGCATCCGCAGGATCACCGGGGACGTCCCGTACGAGATCGTGTGGGCCACCGTGTACCGGTTCCACGAGCGGGTCGCGGCGGCGTTCGCGTCCGGCCGCGCCTTCCTGGCCGGGGACGCCGCCCACGTCTACGCGCCGTTCGGTGCCCGCGGTCTGAACTCCGGCGTGCAGGACGCGGAGAACCTCGCCTGGAAGCTCGCGTTCGTCCGGCACGGCTGGGCCCCGCCCGCGCTGCTGCGCAGCTACGACGCCGAGCGCCGTGCGGCCGCCGAGGAGAACCTGCGGGTGACCACGCGGACGATGGAGTTCCTCGTCCCGCGGACCCCGCGGCAGCGGGCCCGGCGGCTGGAGTCCCTGGAGGCGGCCCGGACCCACCCGGACCCCCGCACGATCGTCGACTCGGGCAGGCTCGCCGAGCCGTTCTGGTACCTGGACTCGCCGCTGACGACCCCGGCCGGGCAGGTGGAGGACTTCCCTCGCGGTCCCGGGGCCGTCCGGCCGCCGCTGCCGGGCGTCCTCTGCCCGGACGGGCCGTGCGTCGTGGACGGGGAACCGACCCGCCTGCGCCGCCTGTTCGGCACACGATTCGTGGTCCTCACCCAGGGCGGGCGAACCGAGAGGCTGCCGACCGACGTCCCGCACGAGATCCACGCGCTGGACGACATCGACACCGGCGGGGCACTGCGGGCGGCCCTGCACTCCGGCGCGGACACGGTCCACATCGTCCGCCCGGACGGTCACCTGGCCGCCGTGCTGCCGTCCTACGACCCCGAGGCCGCGGTCGCGGCCCTGCACCGCGCCTGCGGGCGCTAG
- a CDS encoding phytoene desaturase family protein, whose translation MYDVIIAGGGHNGLVAAAYLAGAGRRVLVLERLGHFGGLAVSARVFPGVDARLSRYSYLVSLLPSRIIRDLRLRIELRGRRFASYTPAGDGGLLIDNGDAARTAASLKGDAAAWRRFYAMAGHVAERVAPTLLEPLRDRAGFREVVGDEEAWRDLFERPIGDVVDERFTDDTVRGVVLTDALIGTFADISDPSLLANRCFLYHVVGNGTGDWNVPVGGMGAVTGALADAARAAGAELRSGMEVLHVDPAGEVTFRDADGAEHAASARWVLVNMPREGTAEGSQLKVNMVLSRLPRLRDPSVRPEEAFAGTFHINESREQIDRAYREARDGRVPSVPPAEVYCHSLTDPSILGPELREAGAHTLTLFGLHMPARLFRSDPEGSRAAALRATLASFDAVLAEPIEDCLLRAPDGTPCLEAKTPVDLENGVGLPGGHIFHRDLSWPFAEAAAEHGRWGVETEHPRVLLCGAGARRGGGVSGIPGHNAARAVLDAS comes from the coding sequence ATGTACGACGTGATCATCGCGGGCGGCGGGCACAACGGCCTGGTCGCGGCCGCCTACCTGGCGGGCGCCGGCAGGCGCGTGCTGGTGCTGGAACGGCTCGGGCACTTCGGCGGGCTGGCGGTCTCGGCGCGCGTCTTCCCCGGCGTGGACGCGAGGCTCTCGCGCTACTCCTACCTGGTGAGCCTGCTGCCGTCACGGATCATCCGGGACCTGCGCCTGCGCATCGAGCTGCGCGGGCGGCGGTTCGCCTCGTACACGCCGGCCGGCGACGGCGGCCTGCTGATCGACAACGGGGACGCCGCGCGGACGGCCGCCTCCCTCAAGGGCGACGCCGCCGCCTGGCGGAGGTTCTACGCGATGGCCGGTCACGTCGCCGAACGCGTCGCGCCGACCCTGCTGGAACCGCTGCGCGACCGCGCGGGGTTCCGGGAGGTGGTAGGCGACGAGGAAGCCTGGCGCGACCTGTTCGAACGGCCCATCGGAGACGTCGTGGACGAGCGCTTCACCGACGACACCGTGCGCGGCGTCGTCCTCACCGACGCGCTGATCGGGACGTTCGCCGACATCTCCGATCCGTCGCTGCTGGCCAACCGGTGCTTCCTCTACCACGTCGTCGGGAACGGGACCGGTGACTGGAACGTACCCGTCGGCGGCATGGGCGCGGTGACCGGGGCCCTGGCCGACGCCGCCCGCGCGGCCGGGGCCGAACTGCGCTCCGGCATGGAGGTCCTGCACGTCGACCCGGCCGGAGAGGTCACGTTCCGGGACGCGGACGGCGCCGAGCACGCCGCCTCGGCCAGGTGGGTGCTGGTCAACATGCCGCGGGAGGGGACGGCCGAGGGGTCGCAGCTGAAGGTGAACATGGTGCTGTCGCGGCTGCCGCGGCTGCGCGACCCGTCCGTCCGGCCGGAGGAGGCGTTCGCGGGCACCTTCCACATCAACGAGAGCCGGGAGCAGATCGACAGGGCCTACCGCGAGGCCCGCGACGGCCGCGTCCCCTCGGTCCCGCCCGCCGAGGTGTACTGCCATTCGCTGACCGATCCGTCCATTCTCGGACCGGAACTGCGGGAGGCCGGGGCCCACACGCTGACGCTGTTCGGCCTGCACATGCCCGCGCGCCTGTTCCGGTCCGACCCCGAGGGCTCGCGCGCCGCGGCGCTGCGCGCGACGCTGGCGTCCTTCGACGCGGTACTCGCCGAGCCGATCGAGGACTGCCTCCTGCGCGCCCCCGACGGCACGCCGTGCCTGGAGGCCAAGACGCCCGTCGACCTGGAGAACGGCGTCGGCCTCCCTGGCGGACACATCTTCCACCGCGACCTGTCGTGGCCGTTCGCGGAGGCGGCCGCGGAACACGGGCGGTGGGGCGTCGAGACCGAGCATCCGCGCGTGCTGCTGTGCGGGGCGGGCGCCAGGCGGGGCGGAGGCGTCAGCGGAATCCCAGGCCACAACGCGGCCCGCGCCGTCTTGGACGCCAGCTAG
- a CDS encoding ArnT family glycosyltransferase — MTSLSAEPDRPAAPSAEPAGRLRPLHRRWLLAAVVAALLAQMAAAMVTTAVQQSPTVDEPVYISTGVVYLRRHDLRHNAEHPPLGKLVIGAGAVLAGPHLRASFTGSDYRLGRQFLYRWGNDAQRVLLAGRLPVIALTLLFGLVVFAFARDLAGPAGGLTALALYSFSPDVIAHGSLATLDVPTAGLLLTSVWLLWRARRGPRLYLPLAGAALGAAMATKMSALPALPVLLVLAAVSVWTSRPQRRPVTTALLSAAGVGVLAVAVVWASYLAVDPRLRWAAPASLPSVGGLRGLAAGWLPFPRPFQDGMRAQFGFEGMRWTGFLFGDVYQGSRWYYLPAALLVKTPLGMLVLWVAGVAATVALPRLRPAAPYLLAPTAVLLAVAMTGSRDLGVRYAIFVPIFLAVAAGGTVLVRWRWARGATVALLLLVAVSSLRAFPYYLPYSNEAFGGPSKTHLRLHDSNVDWGQDLGRLADRLRERYPGEPVWLVFKGSGVPSAYGIHARDPLTAPPGQVRGLLVVSDSWLVKNDPRLTPLLRTSEPIDEVGYSVTIFRRPAPRP, encoded by the coding sequence GTGACGTCCTTGTCCGCGGAGCCCGACCGGCCCGCGGCGCCTTCGGCCGAGCCCGCGGGCCGGCTCCGCCCGCTGCACCGGCGCTGGCTGCTCGCGGCGGTCGTGGCGGCGCTGCTGGCCCAGATGGCCGCCGCGATGGTCACCACGGCCGTGCAGCAGAGCCCCACCGTCGACGAGCCCGTCTACATCAGCACGGGCGTGGTGTACCTCCGCCGGCACGACCTGCGCCACAACGCCGAGCACCCGCCGCTCGGCAAGCTGGTCATCGGGGCCGGGGCGGTGCTCGCCGGCCCGCACCTGCGCGCCTCCTTCACCGGCAGCGACTACCGGCTCGGAAGGCAGTTCCTGTACCGGTGGGGCAACGACGCGCAGCGGGTGCTGCTCGCCGGGCGGCTGCCCGTCATCGCGCTGACCCTGCTGTTCGGGCTGGTGGTCTTCGCGTTCGCCCGCGACCTCGCCGGTCCGGCCGGCGGCCTCACGGCGCTGGCCCTCTACTCCTTCTCCCCCGACGTCATCGCGCACGGGTCGCTGGCCACGCTGGACGTCCCCACGGCCGGTCTCCTGCTGACCTCGGTGTGGCTGCTCTGGCGCGCGAGGCGCGGACCGCGGCTCTACCTGCCGCTCGCCGGGGCGGCGCTCGGCGCGGCCATGGCGACCAAGATGAGCGCGCTGCCGGCGCTGCCGGTGCTCCTCGTCCTGGCGGCGGTGTCGGTCTGGACGTCGCGGCCGCAGCGCCGTCCCGTGACGACCGCCCTGCTGTCGGCGGCCGGCGTCGGCGTCCTGGCCGTGGCGGTGGTGTGGGCGAGCTACCTCGCCGTCGACCCGCGCCTGCGCTGGGCGGCGCCGGCGAGCCTGCCGTCCGTCGGCGGCCTGCGCGGGCTCGCCGCCGGCTGGCTGCCGTTCCCCCGGCCCTTCCAGGACGGGATGCGCGCGCAGTTCGGTTTCGAGGGCATGCGGTGGACCGGTTTCCTGTTCGGCGACGTCTACCAGGGCTCCCGCTGGTACTACCTGCCCGCCGCGCTGCTGGTGAAGACGCCGCTGGGCATGCTCGTCCTGTGGGTGGCGGGGGTCGCGGCGACGGTGGCGCTGCCCCGGCTGCGTCCGGCCGCCCCGTACCTTCTCGCGCCGACGGCCGTACTGCTGGCGGTGGCGATGACCGGGTCGCGCGACCTCGGCGTCCGTTACGCCATCTTCGTTCCGATCTTTCTGGCGGTGGCGGCGGGCGGCACGGTCCTCGTCCGATGGCGGTGGGCCAGGGGCGCGACGGTCGCGCTGCTGCTGCTCGTCGCGGTCAGCTCGCTGCGGGCCTTCCCCTACTACCTGCCGTACTCCAACGAGGCGTTCGGCGGCCCCTCCAAGACCCACCTGCGCCTGCACGACTCCAACGTCGACTGGGGCCAGGATCTCGGACGGCTCGCCGACCGCCTCCGGGAGCGGTATCCGGGCGAGCCGGTCTGGCTGGTCTTCAAGGGCAGCGGCGTCCCGTCCGCCTACGGCATCCACGCGCGCGACCCGCTCACCGCGCCGCCCGGCCAGGTGCGCGGCCTGCTGGTGGTCTCCGACAGCTGGCTCGTCAAGAACGACCCGCGCCTGACACCGCTGCTCCGCACCAGCGAGCCGATCGACGAGGTCGGGTACTCCGTCACCATCTTCCGCCGGCCCGCACCGCGCCCGTAG
- a CDS encoding sulfatase, producing MLWGVACAAGGRTWEDDLTTDSRLERITDEDVPADAPEAGEPPRRRRIAARSVTGAAFLLVLVALVAPAEFARLSPGAFVRVPIEGVAGVALVLVLPARARRWAAGTAGAVLGLLLVLKVLDIGFDAVLVRPFDLVLDWPLLGPAVEFVKESSGPAGAVAAVVVAVVLAVGVVVLTALSTLRLSGVAVRHRRPASSAAGVLGTVWLACAVLGAQFVHGVPVASRSAAVLAYDHARQVRTSLNDRKEFAKAAAVDRFRDTPPDRLLTGLRGKDVVLAFVESYGRSAVESPQYAPQVGAVLDQGTRRLRKAGFAARSGWLTSSTAGGGSWLAHATLLSGLWVNNQQRYRALVNSDRLTLNGAFHRADSRTVALMPAITRAWPEASFYGYDKVYDDRNLGYRGPRFSFATMPDQYTLSTLQRTELAKDDRAPVMAETALVSSHAPWASIPRPVPWERVGDGSVFNGMGKGYDAPWPAPGRIRAEYRASIEYTLNTLVSFLETYGGKDTVLVFLGDHQPAPLITGPGASRDVPITVVAKDGAVLDRISGWGWQDGLRPGRDTPVWPMSAFRDRFLTAFGG from the coding sequence GTGCTGTGGGGTGTCGCGTGCGCGGCGGGGGGCCGAACCTGGGAGGACGACCTGACGACCGACAGCCGCCTGGAGCGGATCACAGACGAGGACGTGCCGGCCGACGCCCCGGAGGCGGGTGAGCCGCCGAGACGGCGGCGGATCGCGGCGCGGTCGGTGACCGGCGCGGCGTTCCTGCTCGTGCTGGTCGCGCTGGTCGCGCCGGCCGAGTTCGCCCGCCTGTCCCCGGGCGCGTTCGTGCGCGTCCCGATCGAGGGCGTGGCCGGCGTCGCGCTGGTCCTCGTGCTCCCGGCCCGGGCGAGGCGGTGGGCGGCGGGGACCGCGGGGGCCGTCCTCGGGCTGCTGCTCGTGCTGAAGGTGCTGGACATCGGGTTCGACGCGGTGCTCGTCCGGCCGTTCGACCTGGTCCTGGACTGGCCGCTGCTGGGACCGGCCGTGGAGTTCGTCAAGGAGTCGTCCGGGCCGGCGGGGGCGGTCGCGGCCGTCGTGGTGGCGGTGGTGCTGGCGGTCGGCGTGGTCGTGCTGACGGCGCTGTCGACGCTGCGCCTGAGCGGCGTGGCGGTCCGGCACAGGAGACCGGCGTCCTCGGCCGCCGGTGTGCTGGGGACGGTCTGGCTCGCCTGCGCCGTGCTCGGAGCGCAGTTCGTCCACGGTGTGCCGGTGGCGTCCAGGAGCGCGGCGGTCCTCGCCTACGACCACGCGCGGCAGGTGCGGACGAGCCTGAACGACCGCAAGGAGTTCGCCAAGGCCGCCGCGGTGGACAGGTTCCGCGACACACCGCCCGACAGGCTGCTGACCGGGCTTCGCGGCAAGGACGTCGTCCTGGCGTTCGTGGAGAGCTACGGGCGGTCGGCCGTGGAGAGCCCGCAGTACGCTCCGCAGGTCGGCGCCGTCCTCGACCAGGGGACGCGGCGGCTCCGCAAGGCGGGGTTCGCCGCGCGCAGCGGCTGGCTCACCTCCTCGACGGCGGGCGGCGGCAGCTGGCTGGCGCACGCCACGCTGCTGTCGGGCCTGTGGGTGAACAACCAGCAGCGGTACCGCGCGCTGGTCAACAGCGACCGGCTGACGCTGAACGGGGCGTTCCACCGCGCGGACTCCCGGACGGTCGCGCTCATGCCGGCGATCACGCGGGCCTGGCCGGAGGCGTCCTTCTACGGCTACGACAAGGTCTACGACGACCGGAACCTCGGCTACCGCGGACCGCGCTTCAGCTTCGCCACGATGCCCGACCAGTACACCCTGTCCACGCTCCAGCGCACCGAGCTGGCGAAGGACGACCGGGCGCCGGTGATGGCGGAGACGGCGCTGGTGTCCAGCCACGCCCCGTGGGCGTCCATCCCGCGGCCGGTCCCGTGGGAGCGGGTCGGTGACGGCTCGGTCTTCAACGGGATGGGCAAGGGCTACGACGCGCCGTGGCCCGCGCCCGGCCGCATCCGCGCCGAGTACCGCGCGTCGATCGAGTACACGCTGAACACGCTCGTCTCCTTTCTGGAGACCTACGGCGGCAAGGACACCGTGCTGGTCTTCCTCGGCGACCACCAGCCCGCGCCGCTCATCACCGGCCCCGGCGCGAGCCGGGACGTCCCGATCACCGTCGTGGCGAAGGACGGCGCCGTCCTGGACAGGATCTCCGGGTGGGGCTGGCAGGACGGCCTGCGGCCCGGCAGGGACACCCCGGTGTGGCCGATGAGCGCGTTCCGCGACCGATTCTTGACCGCGTTCGGAGGCTGA